In one Rutidosis leptorrhynchoides isolate AG116_Rl617_1_P2 chromosome 8, CSIRO_AGI_Rlap_v1, whole genome shotgun sequence genomic region, the following are encoded:
- the LOC139864607 gene encoding uncharacterized protein, giving the protein MACGFTTNPDTIVVFENKPEIEEGFDTFKFVFWAFSPAIKAFKSCIPMICIDGTHFKGSYKGKLLTAVGKNANNQIIPIAFALVDEESNESWVWFLQMLQENVIENEKLYVISDRHPCILHAMGAQTYGWEHRYGLRHIRSNLLSKYTKVKPLKHLCWTVGSTTNQILYKNAFRAIKQASIEAWQYLQDAYVGKWTVYRDRQRSCWGNTMTNIAESLNNVLRHARMMPIKACIEYTFDYTRQEHV; this is encoded by the exons ATGGCGTGTGGAT TTACTACCAATCCAGATACAATTGTTGTGTTTGAAAACAAACCTGAAATTGAAGAAGGGTTCGACACCTTTAAATTTGTGTTTTGGGCATTCAGTCCAGCCATTAAAGCATTTAAATCGTGTATTCCAATGATTTGCATTGATGGAACCCattttaaaggtagttataagggtAAGTTGTTAACAGCGGTTGGCAAAAATGCTAACAATCAAATTATACCCATTGCCTTTGCACTAGTTGATGAAGAAAGTAACGAAAGTTGGGTTTGGTTTTTGCAAATGCTCCAAGAAAATGTTATTGAAAACGAAAAGTTGTATGTCATCTCTGATCGACACCCATGTATCTTACATGCAATGGGTGCTCAAACATATGGTTGGGAACATAGGTACGGCTTGCGCCACATTCGTAGCAACTTGTTGAGCAAATACACTAAAGTGAAACCGCTCAAACACTTGTGTTGGACAGTCGGTTCAACAACAAATCAAATTTTGTACAAGAATGCCTTCAGAGCCATCAAACAAGCTAGTATTGAGGCTTGGCAATATTTGCAAGATGCTTATGTAGGCAAATGGACTGTGTATAGGGACAGACAGAGGAGTTGTTGGGGTAACACAATGACAAATATTGCTGAGTCCCTCAACAATGTGCTCCGTCATGCCCGTATGATGCCGATCAAAGCGTGTATCGAATATACATTTGATTACACCAGACAAGAACATGTTTAA